From the Nymphalis io chromosome 1, ilAglIoxx1.1, whole genome shotgun sequence genome, one window contains:
- the LOC126769495 gene encoding calcium and integrin-binding family member 2: protein MGNKVVTFTEQQLEDYQDCTFFTRKEILRVFKRFREVNPELVPKRMTKNQAHTIVVPVEEIEKLPELKENPFKRRICKVFSHDGSGNLTFEDFLDMMSVFSEAAPRDIKAWYAFRIYDLDDDMFIGREDLLEATRLLTKGELHPHERDEIVASVLDEADVDGDGRLSFMDFEHVVVRAPDFLSTFHIRI, encoded by the exons ATGGGAAATAAAGTCGTGACATTTACAGAACAGCAATTAGAGGATTATCAG GACTGTACATTTTTCACAAGGAAGGAGATACTACG AGTTTTCAAAAGATTTCGAGAAGTAAACCCGGAGCTAGTGCCGAAAAGAATGACAAAAAACCAAGCTCATACAATTGTTGTGCCAGTTGAAGAAATAGAAAAGTTACCCGAGCTAAAG GAAAATCCTTTTAAAAGACGGATTTGCAAAGTATTTTCTCACGACGGTTCCGGTAATCTTACTTTCGAAGACTTCTTAGATATGATGTCAGTATTCAGCGAAGCTGCGCCACGAGATATTAAGGCttg gTACGCATTCCGTATATATGATTTGGATGATGACATGTTCATTGGTCGCGAGGACCTCTTAGAGGCGACGAGACTCCTCACCAAGGGAGAGTTGCATCCTCATGAGCGTGACGAAATAGTGGCCAGTGTGCTGGATGAGGCAGATGTTGATGGTGATGGAAGATTATCGTTTATGGACTTTGAACATGTTGTAGTTCGCGCTCCGGATTTTTTATCCACATTCCATATacgcatttaa
- the LOC126769242 gene encoding galanin receptor type 3: protein MYGNVTEEGIGASRAQAHTAVLLTLYVLVSIVGIVGNVSLMAALASGGASRLRTPQLLSACAADLLVCAASAPLAATRAARIHHLPCHVTFYIESLPVAASTLSLVAIAADRCSAVRRRRGSLCAKPFLAVGLVWTTALLLGAMTVIATCLSCPPLAAAHAIVTYCVPVVAVTRCHWSVRVKLTALSLTARAAHGELPLPVPLIRRPTHVIIVAGVGARERRDAVDVGDVRAKKLQPSLLGPQPATSTLRSRRRLGNVLIGIAAIFAVCWCPHAAIVICSAFGLNAPTIITQYALLLGHAHSALNAAAYWLLNRHALTAACAAWRIPQLRVREERPSSTNEAALGAFHPRLARPAPSPRPPPSSFLY, encoded by the exons ATGTACGGTAACGTGACAGAGGAGGGAATTGGAGCGTCGCGTGCGCAGGCGCATACAGCTGTACTCCTTACACTCTACGTTCTTGTCTCTATCGTCGGTATTGTTG GCAATGTAAGTCTTATGGCAGCACTTGCATCTGGCGGTGCTTCCCGGCTACGAACACCTCAGCTCCTCAGCGCTTGTGCTGCTGATCTTCTCGTGTGCGCTGCAAGTGCGCCGCTTGCTGCCACCAGGGCAGCGAGAATACACCATTTACCGTGCCATGTCACATTTTATATTGAG TCATTACCAGTAGCCGCAAGTACACTATCGCTAGTAGCAATAGCGGCAGACCGGTGCAGTGCAGTGCGGCGCAGACGTGGCTCTCTGTGTGCGAAACCGTTCTTAGCTGTTGGACTTGTATGGACTACGGCTTTATTGCttg GAGCTATGACAGTGATAGCTACGTGCTTATCATGTCCCCCGCTAGCCGCTGCACATGCTATAGTCACCTACTGCGTGCCAGTCGTTGCTGTCACTCGATGCCACTGGAGTGTTCGAGTTAAGCTCACAGCTCTATCTCTGACAGCAAGAGCTGCTCACGGCGAACTGCCCCTACCAGTTCCACTAATACGCCGGCCAACTCATGTGATCATTGTTGCCGGTGTCGGAGCTAGAGAACGCCGTGACGCAGTTGATGTGGGTGATGTCAGGGCGAAGAAACTTCAACCCAGTCTCCTTGGTCCACAGCCAGCAACATCAACACTAAGATCAAGGCGACGTCTTGGGAATGTTTTGATTGGCATAGCCGCAATATTTGCCGTTTGTTGGTGTCCACACGCAGCTATTGTCATATGCAGCGCGTTTGGATTAAACGCTCCAACAATAATAACACAGTACGCGTTGTTGCTTGGTCATGCGCACTCAGCACTGAATGCAGCAGCATATTGGTTGCTGAACAGACATGCGCTGACAGCCGCTTGTGCTGCATGGCGTATTCCTCAACTGAGGGTACGCGAGGAGAGACCTTCATCAACGAATGAGGCCGCGCTGGGTGCCTTTCATCCTCGTCTCGCCCGCCCGGCTCCGTCGCCACGTCCTCCTCCCTCTAGCTTCTTATATTGA